AGGCCTGCGTCTTGATGTATCTTACAATGAACACTCTACCCACTTTACTTACTTAGAATTCCTCTTTGTCTCACTTACTTTGTCCCGGTGAACTacttagaaaaaaatatatacagagGTAGCAGCTGATCAGCAGTTGTTAAAGCAGAACACCTACTGCAACAGGTTTCCACCGACTAGGTCTTGCTCAGGTGGCGTTGATAACATTTGTAATTCGTGTTTTGTCCAGGGCATCACAGGGATTAATTGTTCAACGCCTCCATAAAATCGCTTCTCAGAACTCATCATGGATATGGATTCTGTGTACCAGTATTTAGGGTAAGATTTATTGTGTCCATTTTTAACTCCTATAATGTTATTTTAGAAATAATCCTATGTGAACACGCATGAAAACACCCATTCACTTTTCTACCAATGCCATGATAATGACTAAATATTGGCATGGCATTCTATCACTGTCATATTTCAATACACCTGACGTTGAACATCAATGGATTTGTTTTGTTGAATTTGCAAAAACCATCCATCAACATGCACAGTTTTCTGTCTCATTCTAAACTAGGTATCCAGCACAAGCCAACGACGATTCAGGGACTTCAAGGTTTGGTTTGTTTCAAGTTTGTTGAAAACTCAATCAAAATACCAAACAAACTTAGATGTTGATTTGATGTTAACGTCAGGTCTTTGCCTGGTGGGATAAAAAAATCCCATCTGGCAAAAAAAACAACATTGAACTCAAATTCTATCAACGTCATCCTACCTACCACCCCTCACTGTGCTCTCCCTCCCCCCAGCTGGGATAACCTATGGCTGTACGGCGTGGGCACCTTCGTGGTTCTGTGGACGCTAGGCTGGCTGTACAGAGACAGTCTGGAGATAGAAGATATCAAGGACAAGTATGTGTTTGTGACGGGGTGTGACTCTGGCTTTGGGAACTTGCTCTGTAAGAGGCTGGACCGGCGGGGGTTCAGGGTGATAGCTGGGTGTCTGACGGAGAAAGGGGCTGATGATCTGAAGAGGGCGACTGGGCCGTACCTGAAGACGGTTCTCCTAGATGTGACGAGCACCGTCAGTATACAGAAAGCCTTGGAGTACACCAAGCAGGAAGTTGGAGATAACGGTGAGAGACCATTTGGAGTGGGTTTTTTTCCTGACTATGTTCCTGGTTAgtaaaaactctgggccctagctGTAACCTATCCTGGCCTGGTCAGAGTCAAGAAAAGCACACGGGCCTGCTCGTTACTCAAACAGCAGTTGTGGCAAACAAAACAGATGCACTTTACTTGAAATACACAGTGGAATCAAAGGTACAGAACATGTCTGAATTAAtcgcttgtcctctctctctctccctacatctctctccctacatctctctctctacatctctctctctacatctctctctctctctctctctctctctctctctctctctctctacatctctctctctacatctctctctctacatctctctctctctctctctctctacatctctctctctacatctctctctctacatctctctctctccatctctctctctccatctctctctctacatctctctctctctctctctctctctaattctctctctacatctctctctctacatctctctctctcatctctctctctctacatctctctctctctctctatctatctctctctctctctctctctctctctctctctctctctctctctctctctctctctctctctctctctctctctctctctctctctctctctctctctcccaccaggACTGTGGGGCATCGTGAACAACGCGGGGCGGTCCCTGCCCATGGGTCCCTCAGAGTGGATGAGGCTGGAGGACTATACCAGTACCCTGAAGGTCAACATGACGGGGGTGATAGAGATAACCCTAACCTTCCTGCCCCTCATCAAACAGGCCCAGGGCAGGATCGTTAATGTAGCATCGGTACTGGGCAGGGTGGCAGCTAACGGTGGTGGATACTGCATCTCAAAGTTTGCTGTGGAGTCTTTCTCAGACTGCCTCAGGTAGGTTACTGCTGTTAGTCTGTTGTCTCTTTTTGCCCACATCGGCGGCCTTATCTTCCAAGAGTGCAATAGagttcattagtgcacaccgtagcaaaaaaacgttttgcaatgaaaCAAGATTTTCTTATTGgtcaagttcaggtagtccctccccgtTGCGGGCCatttgcttctgtttggttcctagtgtaAACACACCGGGTACTGTGAATACAACACATCTACAGTAGGCAAGTCACAAAGCTCAATTCAATAAAACCCTCATTGTGGTATTGACCTTCCTCTGACTGCATAGAACAGCTCCCCAATATAGTACTCCTCTTACATCTAGTGTCTTCCATTTAACTATATTGTCATCAACTACTTATATTTAAAACTATAGGTAACGTTTCTACGGAGATAAATGAACTGAGTGTGTTTTTTAGAGAATGCATG
This window of the Coregonus clupeaformis isolate EN_2021a chromosome 10, ASM2061545v1, whole genome shotgun sequence genome carries:
- the rdh5 gene encoding retinol dehydrogenase 5 isoform X1, with amino-acid sequence MDMDSVYQYLGYPAQANDDSGTSSWDNLWLYGVGTFVVLWTLGWLYRDSLEIEDIKDKYVFVTGCDSGFGNLLCKRLDRRGFRVIAGCLTEKGADDLKRATGPYLKTVLLDVTSTVSIQKALEYTKQEVGDNGLWGIVNNAGRSLPMGPSEWMRLEDYTSTLKVNMTGVIEITLTFLPLIKQAQGRIVNVASVLGRVAANGGGYCISKFAVESFSDCLRRDIHYFGIKVCIIEPGFFKTAVTSLDPIESELHRLWNQLTPEVKASYGDKYLDKYIQIQRLIMNAACDSDLSKVTNCMEHALASAYPRTRYSAGWDAKFGWIPLSYMPSCVIDIGLKLVMPRPAKSV
- the rdh5 gene encoding retinol dehydrogenase 5 isoform X2, producing the protein MDMDSVYQYLGWDNLWLYGVGTFVVLWTLGWLYRDSLEIEDIKDKYVFVTGCDSGFGNLLCKRLDRRGFRVIAGCLTEKGADDLKRATGPYLKTVLLDVTSTVSIQKALEYTKQEVGDNGLWGIVNNAGRSLPMGPSEWMRLEDYTSTLKVNMTGVIEITLTFLPLIKQAQGRIVNVASVLGRVAANGGGYCISKFAVESFSDCLRRDIHYFGIKVCIIEPGFFKTAVTSLDPIESELHRLWNQLTPEVKASYGDKYLDKYIQIQRLIMNAACDSDLSKVTNCMEHALASAYPRTRYSAGWDAKFGWIPLSYMPSCVIDIGLKLVMPRPAKSV